A genomic region of Ignavibacteria bacterium contains the following coding sequences:
- a CDS encoding DUF2703 domain-containing protein: MKTLKIKWQRLISEGQTCPRCNSTEKELNKAFLTLKKSLVHFGIEVILEKNEISIAEFQKDPLKSNAILINDKPLEDWVNGKVGSTNCCDVCGPYDCRTIEMNGEIYETIPSELIIKAGLLASSQLIDPQTSFGCCEGVDNKANQSNCC, translated from the coding sequence ATGAAAACTTTAAAGATTAAATGGCAAAGATTAATCTCCGAAGGACAAACTTGCCCTCGTTGTAACTCAACCGAAAAAGAACTTAATAAGGCATTTCTAACTCTAAAAAAATCATTAGTACATTTTGGTATAGAGGTTATACTTGAAAAGAATGAAATATCCATTGCAGAATTTCAAAAAGATCCTTTGAAATCAAATGCGATATTGATCAATGATAAGCCGTTAGAGGATTGGGTAAATGGAAAAGTTGGAAGTACAAATTGTTGTGATGTTTGTGGTCCTTATGATTGTCGTACTATTGAGATGAATGGAGAAATTTATGAGACAATCCCTTCCGAATTGATTATTAAAGCTGGGCTGCTCGCAAGCTCTCAATTGATCGATCCGCAAACAAGTTTTGGATGCTGCGAGGGCGTGGATAACAAAGCAAATCAATCAAATTGTTGCTAA
- a CDS encoding glycosyltransferase — translation MIFFVVLFTGIIISLSYHIIVLINSFINVRKEKCFIFSEKDLPKYPKVSILKPLKGIDDGLEENIKSFLELDYPDYEVIFGFHSESDPAIEIVERLIKEHTKVKTKIVIDKTEIGLNPKINNLNNIYPFANGEIIFISDSNTRVERDFLKKILKHFKDEKVGLVTAAIKGKCAKNIFALFENLHLNSFVFGIVQAASSVANIQITIGKAILIRRNLLELMNGFVKFKNVLAEDHLMGLEVKKLGYKVFTSTITIDNINERWSLSKLVNRHRRWTLMRLKIDPFFYVLEFFTNTTLLAVLNLIFYKNFYYISLSAILLKICFDYLTSRLICSNLKFRHFLFVPLKDLIMGLIWFSPFIYNKIIWRETKLRVMKYSQLMPVRN, via the coding sequence ATGATATTTTTTGTTGTATTGTTTACAGGTATAATCATCAGCCTTTCCTATCATATAATTGTTTTAATTAATTCATTCATCAATGTCAGAAAAGAGAAGTGTTTTATCTTTTCAGAAAAAGATCTCCCGAAATATCCAAAAGTTTCAATATTAAAACCACTAAAAGGAATTGACGATGGACTTGAAGAAAATATCAAGTCCTTTCTCGAACTTGATTACCCCGATTATGAAGTAATCTTTGGTTTTCATTCTGAAAGTGATCCAGCAATTGAAATCGTTGAAAGACTTATTAAAGAGCACACTAAAGTTAAAACTAAGATTGTTATTGATAAAACTGAAATTGGATTAAATCCCAAGATCAACAATTTAAACAATATATATCCATTTGCTAATGGCGAAATAATTTTCATTAGCGATAGCAATACAAGAGTTGAGAGAGATTTTTTGAAAAAGATTTTAAAGCACTTTAAAGATGAAAAAGTTGGTTTAGTAACAGCTGCAATTAAAGGAAAATGTGCAAAAAATATTTTTGCTTTATTTGAAAATCTACATCTAAACTCATTTGTTTTCGGAATAGTCCAGGCGGCAAGCTCTGTTGCAAATATTCAAATAACTATTGGGAAAGCAATTTTAATTAGAAGAAATTTATTAGAATTAATGAATGGTTTTGTGAAATTTAAGAATGTTCTGGCTGAAGATCACTTAATGGGACTTGAAGTAAAAAAATTGGGATATAAAGTTTTTACATCAACAATTACAATTGACAATATCAATGAAAGATGGTCTTTAAGTAAGTTGGTAAATCGTCACAGACGCTGGACATTAATGCGATTAAAAATTGATCCATTTTTTTATGTTCTTGAATTTTTCACCAACACAACTCTTCTGGCAGTTCTGAATCTTATCTTCTACAAAAATTTTTATTACATTTCTCTCTCAGCAATACTATTAAAAATTTGTTTTGACTACTTAACATCAAGACTAATTTGTTCAAATCTAAAGTTCAGACATTTTCTCTTTGTCCCATTAAAAGATTTGATAATGGGTTTAATCTGGTTTTCTCCATTTATTTACAACAAAATAATCTGGCGTGAAACTAAGCTCAGGGTTATGAAATATTCACAATTAATGCCGGTGAGAAATTAA
- a CDS encoding glycoside hydrolase family 1 protein, producing MKQFFWGVATSSFQIEGNIENDFTKWEKEGKFKKAGLDPIYDNGSNHWLMWEEDFKLLKTLGVNAYRLSFEWARIQPEINRFSEEALDQYERMIDYLLENQIEPFLTLHHFSHPIWFHEYSPWHNENSIEVFYNYVEKIFSRFRDRIKYWITFNEPMVWVMAGYGEGNFPPGIKNLDTMMVALSNILKAHGKIYDLIKSNSKDSQIGIAKHFIVFKSERDWFLLDKAVRNRIDQFFNRMILDAFVTNRLIANLPTLLKFENEIELNNKIDFWGVNYYYRLFTKFRFSIDNPFHFYTKHPETDTGWEIYPKGLLKILKMVSKYNKPIIITENGIAINNEEIRKKFLKKHLKFMYKAMEQNIDVRGYFYWSLIDNYEWLYGKSKRFGLVFVDYENNFKRIPKESFYFYKELIQHYS from the coding sequence ATGAAACAATTTTTCTGGGGAGTAGCTACTTCTTCTTTTCAAATCGAAGGAAATATCGAAAACGACTTTACTAAATGGGAAAAGGAAGGAAAATTTAAGAAAGCTGGACTTGATCCAATTTACGATAATGGATCAAATCACTGGTTGATGTGGGAAGAAGATTTTAAGTTATTAAAAACGCTTGGTGTAAATGCTTACCGATTATCATTCGAATGGGCAAGGATTCAACCTGAGATAAATCGTTTTTCTGAAGAAGCTCTCGACCAATATGAACGAATGATTGATTATCTTTTAGAAAATCAAATCGAACCATTCTTAACGTTACATCACTTTTCACATCCAATCTGGTTTCACGAATATTCTCCATGGCATAATGAAAATTCGATAGAAGTTTTCTATAACTACGTCGAAAAAATTTTTTCCCGCTTTAGAGATCGAATCAAATACTGGATTACATTCAACGAACCGATGGTCTGGGTTATGGCTGGATACGGTGAAGGAAATTTTCCACCTGGTATAAAAAATCTCGATACAATGATGGTCGCTCTTTCAAACATTTTAAAAGCACATGGTAAAATTTATGATCTCATTAAATCGAACTCAAAAGATTCACAGATCGGAATAGCCAAGCATTTTATAGTTTTTAAGAGTGAAAGAGATTGGTTTTTACTCGATAAAGCAGTCAGAAACAGGATTGACCAATTTTTTAATAGAATGATTTTAGATGCTTTTGTTACAAACAGGTTAATTGCAAATCTTCCTACACTATTAAAATTCGAAAATGAAATTGAGCTAAACAATAAAATCGATTTCTGGGGAGTAAATTATTATTACAGATTATTTACGAAATTTAGATTCAGCATTGATAATCCATTTCATTTTTACACTAAACATCCTGAAACAGACACAGGCTGGGAAATTTATCCTAAAGGTCTTCTTAAAATATTAAAGATGGTATCTAAGTATAATAAACCAATTATCATCACAGAAAATGGAATTGCAATTAATAATGAGGAAATTCGAAAAAAATTCTTAAAGAAACATTTGAAGTTTATGTATAAAGCGATGGAACAAAATATTGATGTTCGAGGATATTTTTATTGGAGTTTAATAGATAATTACGAATGGCTTTACGGTAAATCTAAAAGATTTGGATTGGTCTTTGTTGATTATGAAAATAATTTTAAGAGAATTCCGAAAGAGAGTTTTTATTTTTACAAAGAACTAATTCAACATTACTCCTGA
- a CDS encoding phosphatase PAP2 family protein yields MIAAIEKIQIIEDILMQNISGFIFNNKLKRTNWIRNFFIVFTRLGDGFLYPIIIFVMLINSKLSLKEFFVFAAAFSIERIFYFTIKNSIRRLRPFERLKINNIPILPPDRYSFPSGHTSAAFLFATLISIYFPIFTFILFLYAILVGISRIILNLHYPTDVLIGSQLGFSIAMISIELINIIL; encoded by the coding sequence ATGATAGCTGCAATAGAAAAAATTCAGATAATCGAAGATATTTTGATGCAAAATATAAGCGGCTTCATTTTTAATAATAAATTGAAACGAACAAATTGGATAAGAAACTTTTTTATAGTATTTACTCGCCTCGGTGATGGCTTTTTGTATCCAATAATAATCTTTGTAATGCTAATTAATTCAAAATTAAGTTTGAAAGAATTTTTTGTTTTCGCTGCAGCATTTTCAATCGAAAGAATCTTTTATTTTACAATCAAAAATTCAATCAGAAGATTAAGACCATTTGAGAGACTTAAAATCAATAACATTCCAATCCTGCCGCCAGACAGATACAGTTTCCCCTCAGGTCATACTTCAGCTGCTTTTTTATTTGCCACATTAATTAGTATTTATTTCCCAATTTTTACATTCATTCTCTTCCTTTACGCTATCCTTGTTGGAATATCTCGAATTATCTTAAATTTACATTACCCAACTGATGTTTTAATTGGTTCACAATTAGGATTTTCAATTGCAATGATTTCTATTGAACTTATCAACATAATTCTATGA